One window of Lagenorhynchus albirostris chromosome 16, mLagAlb1.1, whole genome shotgun sequence genomic DNA carries:
- the MSS51 gene encoding LOW QUALITY PROTEIN: putative protein MSS51 homolog, mitochondrial (The sequence of the model RefSeq protein was modified relative to this genomic sequence to represent the inferred CDS: inserted 2 bases in 2 codons; substituted 2 bases at 2 genomic stop codons), with product MAPRSRXRRHKKLPSSVAPVVVTPPTVVTPVPLTLSKPGPSIDTLGFFSLENNVPGLSQLILXKLNMKSYEEYKLVLDGDTPVSGFGYRCLQEMFQKMEDTFRFCAHCKVLPSGLSNSRVLRNCKGCKNVYYCGPECQRSDWPAHRRVCQELRLVAVDHLMEWPLVTGGFVLPSGPWSWLTEGAQGWDTWFSMXRLQLEATLDAMLGSQAMTTLWASVGWPRPDPDVLQGSLKRLLTDALSRPLTLGFGLRALGINVGKIGGSTVHVVGASHAETFLTHPXDYDELGYMFPGHLGLHVIMVGVDVAAGFSQSASPSLLEPGTVQLSSHRGLYHDFWEEQVESGQIAHPDLVVVFHPGFHASLDLMEAWLPTLLLLRDYEIPTMITVYSQQELAASLQILVDMDTHITACGANPFASLKPEQVYSNPNKQPVYCSAYYITFLGSSCQLDKRQLEEKVNGRV from the exons ATGGCTCCACGGTCCCGATGACGAAGGCACAAGAAACTCCCCTCATCAGTGGCTCCCGTGGTTGTGACCCCACCCACAGTTGTGACTCCTGTGCCTCTGACCCTCTCAAAACCTGGACCTAGCATTGATACACTTGGCTTCTTCTCCTTGGAGAATAATGTTCCTGGCCTATCCCAGCTGATCC CAAAGCTGAACATGAAAAGCTATGAAGAATACAA GTTGGTGCTAGATGGGGATACTCCTGTATCAGGCTTTGGATATCGATGCCTTCAAGAAATGTTCCAGAAGATGGAGGACACATTCCGATTCTGTGCTCACTGTAAAGTACTCCCTAGTGGCCTTTCAAACTCCAGGGTCCTCCG AAACTGTAAGGGATGTAAAAA TGTCTATTACTGTGGTCCAGAGTGCCAGAGGTCAGACTGGCCAGCACACAGGAGGGTTTGTCAAGAGCTGCGTCTTGTAGCTGTGGACCATCTCATGGAATGGCCTCTGGTCACAG GTGGTTTTGTCCTTCCCTCAGGACCTTGGTCTTGGCTGACTGAAGGCGCACAGGGCTGGGACACCTGGTTTTCTATGTGACGTTTACAGCTAGAGGCTACTCTGGATGCTATGCTTGGTAGTCAGGCCATGACCACCCTGTGGGCCAGTGTAGGATGGCCAAGGCCAGATCCAGATGTCCTGCAGGGCTCTTTGAAGCGGTTGCTGACAGAtgccctgtcacggcccttgacACTGGGCTTTGGGCTTCGGGCCTTGGGGATAAATGTTGGGAAGATCGGGGGAAGCACAGTGCACGTGGTTGGTGCTTCTCATGCAGAGACATTCCTCACTCACC GGGACTATGATGAACTTGGCTACATGTTTCCTGGGCACCTTGGCCTCCATGTAATCATGGTTGGTGTAGATGTAGCTGCTGGCTTTTCACAGAGTGCCTCACCTTCACTCCTGGAACCTGGCACAGTTCAGCTTAGTAGCCATAGGGGCCTCTATCATGACTTCTGGGAGGAGCAGGTAGAGTCTGGGCAGATAGCCCATCCAGATTTGGTGGTGGTATTCCATCCAG GTTTCCATGCTTCCCTGGACCTGATGGAGGCTTGGCTGCCCACCCTCTTGCTACTTCGTGATTATGAGATCCCTACAATGATTACTGTTTACAG CCAGCAGGAGTTGGCAGCCTCTTTGCAGATTCTGGTGGACATGGATACACACATCACAGCCTGTGGAGCTAATCCTTTTGCGTCCCTCAAACCTGAACAGGTCTACTCCAACCCCAACAAGCAGCCAGTATACTGCAGTGCCTACTATATCACGTTTCTTGGAAGCTCCTGCCAGCTGGATAAGAGGCAATTGGAAGAGAAAGTAAATGGCAGGGTATAA